One Marinibacterium anthonyi genomic region harbors:
- the yciC_1 gene encoding Putative metal chaperone YciC produces the protein MPAPLPVTVLSGFLGAGKTTLLNRLLNNRDGRRVAVIVNDMSEVNIDADLVRRGGAALSRTDEALVEMTNGCICCTLREDLLTEVRRLADAGRYDYLLIESTGIAEPLPVAASFAFRDDQGRSLADVARLDTMVTVVDAMNLLADYSSHDFLADRGEQAGDGDERRIVDLLVDQIEFADVVVLNKATTAGPDRVAAARRIIAALNPDATVIVTDHGDVAPGMILDTGAFDFDRAHEHPLWAKELYGFADHVPETEEYGVSSFVYRARRPFAPRAIHDVLNGDLPGVIRAKGHFWIATRPDWAAEFSMAGALSSVRPLGTWWAAVPEPRWPSYPGARDQIMAGWHTVFGDRRQEIVFIGTGMDRAAITEALDGALWGAEGRMDPAADLDDPFPRWRQG, from the coding sequence ATGCCCGCCCCCCTTCCCGTTACCGTCCTGTCCGGCTTTCTTGGGGCCGGAAAGACGACGCTGCTGAACCGCCTTCTGAACAACCGTGACGGTCGCCGGGTGGCGGTGATCGTCAACGACATGTCCGAGGTGAACATCGACGCCGACCTGGTCCGCCGGGGCGGGGCCGCATTGTCGCGTACCGACGAGGCGCTGGTCGAGATGACCAACGGCTGCATCTGCTGCACCCTGCGCGAAGACCTTCTGACCGAGGTGCGCCGCCTGGCCGACGCGGGGCGGTACGATTACCTGCTGATCGAAAGCACCGGCATCGCCGAACCGCTGCCCGTTGCCGCCAGTTTTGCCTTTCGCGACGATCAGGGGCGGTCGCTGGCGGACGTGGCGCGGTTGGACACGATGGTTACGGTGGTCGACGCGATGAACCTGCTGGCGGATTATTCCAGCCACGATTTCCTTGCCGATCGCGGGGAACAGGCCGGAGACGGGGACGAAAGACGCATCGTCGATCTGCTGGTGGACCAGATCGAATTCGCCGATGTGGTTGTGCTGAACAAGGCCACGACCGCCGGGCCCGACCGGGTGGCCGCCGCGCGCAGGATCATCGCGGCGCTGAACCCCGACGCCACGGTCATCGTCACCGATCACGGCGATGTGGCGCCGGGCATGATCCTGGACACCGGGGCCTTCGATTTCGACCGCGCCCATGAACACCCCCTGTGGGCCAAGGAACTGTACGGCTTTGCCGATCATGTCCCGGAGACCGAGGAATACGGCGTGTCGTCCTTTGTCTACCGGGCGCGGCGGCCCTTTGCCCCGCGGGCGATCCACGATGTGCTGAACGGCGACCTGCCCGGCGTGATCCGTGCCAAGGGGCATTTCTGGATTGCGACACGTCCCGACTGGGCGGCGGAATTTTCCATGGCCGGTGCGCTGAGTTCGGTTCGCCCGCTGGGCACCTGGTGGGCCGCCGTGCCCGAGCCGCGCTGGCCTTCGTACCCCGGTGCGCGCGATCAGATCATGGCCGGCTGGCACACGGTTTTCGGGGACCGGCGGCAAGAGATCGTGTTCATCGGAACCGGCATGGACCGGGCGGCGATCACCGAGGCGCTGGACGGCGCGCTGTGGGGGGCAGAGGGCAGGATGGATCCGGCGGCGGACCTGGACGATCCCTTTCCGCGCTGGCGCCAGGGATGA
- a CDS encoding Cytochrome b, whose amino-acid sequence MVPAPNDGGAIAPPDPWDPVVRLTHWAVVLAVLVNDVIVKPGGVVHVWVGWALMAVLILRFVWGLVGPRAARFSAFPPDPRATLSHLADVARGRGREYPSHTPAGAMMVYTLWALLVVVVLTGLVMTQGKTPIAIAEEKAAVAAGDWSVLVRDGDGDHDGAEKSDFVQEIHDVAANLILLLAILHVGGVAVESRLLKRSLVRPMIGPKPGPKPGPKPGPKPDPKSGPKSGPKPARSRSR is encoded by the coding sequence ATGGTCCCCGCACCGAACGACGGCGGCGCGATCGCGCCGCCCGACCCCTGGGACCCGGTGGTGCGGCTGACCCACTGGGCCGTGGTCCTGGCCGTTCTGGTCAACGACGTCATCGTCAAGCCGGGCGGCGTCGTCCACGTCTGGGTCGGCTGGGCGCTGATGGCGGTGCTGATCCTGCGTTTCGTCTGGGGCCTGGTCGGCCCGCGCGCGGCCCGGTTTTCCGCCTTCCCGCCGGATCCCCGCGCGACCCTGTCGCACCTGGCCGACGTGGCCCGGGGGAGGGGCCGGGAATACCCGTCGCACACCCCCGCCGGGGCGATGATGGTCTACACGCTCTGGGCGCTGCTGGTGGTGGTCGTTCTGACCGGGCTGGTGATGACCCAGGGCAAGACGCCCATCGCAATAGCCGAGGAAAAGGCCGCCGTTGCCGCAGGCGACTGGTCCGTCCTTGTGCGGGACGGGGACGGCGACCATGATGGCGCCGAGAAATCCGACTTCGTTCAGGAGATCCACGACGTGGCCGCCAACCTGATCCTCCTCCTCGCGATCCTGCACGTGGGCGGTGTCGCGGTGGAAAGCCGGCTGCTCAAACGCAGCCTGGTGCGTCCGATGATCGGCCCCAAACCCGGCCCCAAACCCGGCCCCAAACCTGGCCCCAAACCCGACCCCAAATCCGGCCCCAAATCCGGCCCGAAACCAGCCCGGAGCCGGTCGCGATGA
- the dapD gene encoding 2,3,4,5-tetrahydropyridine-2,6-dicarboxylate N-succinyltransferase, with translation MSYAKLEAAIEAAWAARDTITPTSTGEHRTAIETTLDALDSGALRVAEKQDDGTWHVNQWAKKAVLLGFRVKDMEMQSGGPQGGGWWDKVDSKFKGWDDARWKDAGFRAVPNCVVRRSAYIAPGVVLMPSFVNLGAYVDSGTMVDTWATVGSCAQIGKGVHLSGGVGIGGVLEPLQAGPVIIEDNCFIGARSEVVEGVIVREGAVLGMGVFLGQSTKIVDRETGEVMYGEVPPYSVVVAGTMPSKNGVNLYCAVIVKRVDEKTRSKTAINELLRD, from the coding sequence ATGTCCTACGCCAAGCTCGAAGCCGCCATCGAAGCCGCCTGGGCGGCCCGCGACACCATCACGCCGACATCCACCGGCGAACATCGCACCGCGATCGAAACGACGCTGGACGCGCTGGACAGCGGCGCGCTGCGCGTCGCCGAAAAGCAGGACGACGGCACCTGGCATGTGAACCAGTGGGCCAAGAAGGCCGTGCTGCTGGGCTTTCGGGTCAAGGACATGGAGATGCAGTCGGGTGGCCCGCAGGGCGGCGGCTGGTGGGACAAGGTCGACAGCAAGTTCAAGGGCTGGGACGACGCCAGGTGGAAGGACGCGGGCTTTCGCGCCGTGCCCAACTGCGTGGTGCGCCGGTCCGCCTATATCGCGCCGGGCGTGGTGCTGATGCCGTCCTTCGTGAACCTGGGCGCCTACGTGGACAGCGGCACCATGGTCGACACCTGGGCCACCGTCGGATCCTGCGCGCAGATCGGCAAGGGCGTGCACCTGTCGGGCGGCGTGGGCATCGGCGGCGTGCTGGAACCGCTGCAGGCCGGCCCGGTGATCATCGAGGACAACTGCTTTATCGGCGCCCGGTCCGAGGTGGTCGAGGGCGTGATCGTCCGCGAGGGCGCGGTGCTGGGCATGGGCGTCTTCCTGGGCCAGTCGACCAAGATCGTCGATCGGGAAACCGGCGAAGTCATGTATGGCGAAGTGCCGCCCTATTCGGTGGTCGTGGCGGGCACCATGCCGTCCAAGAACGGCGTGAACCTGTATTGCGCGGTCATCGTGAAACGGGTGGACGAAAAGACCCGGTCCAAGACCGCCATCAACGAGCTGTTGCGCGACTGA
- the psdht gene encoding Phenylserine dehydratase, whose protein sequence is MGWRDEIAAARARISGHVVRTPVVELDLDLPCGPVAMKLEQMQHTGSFKARGAFNTLLGGDVPDAGIVAASGGNHGAAAAYAARRLGHGAKIFVPEMAGPAKIALIKDTGADLSVVAGEYANALAAARDHEAATGAMQIHAYDAAPTVAGQGTCMAEWEDQGLQADTVLIAVGGGGLIGGALAWLQGARKVVAVEPALAPTLHAALAAGGPVDVEVSGIAANALGARRIGGICYGLASEQGISSVLVEDAAIAQAQRMLWRRARQLVEPAGATALAALISGAYVPAPGERVAVLVCGGNIAPDPFLAG, encoded by the coding sequence ATGGGGTGGAGAGACGAGATCGCCGCGGCAAGGGCCCGAATTTCCGGCCATGTGGTGCGGACTCCGGTTGTGGAGCTGGACCTTGACCTGCCCTGCGGTCCGGTCGCGATGAAGCTGGAACAGATGCAGCATACCGGCAGTTTCAAGGCGCGTGGCGCGTTCAACACGCTGCTGGGCGGCGATGTGCCAGACGCCGGGATCGTGGCCGCGTCGGGCGGGAATCACGGGGCGGCGGCGGCTTATGCGGCGCGGCGGCTGGGCCATGGCGCGAAGATATTCGTCCCCGAAATGGCGGGGCCCGCCAAGATCGCGCTGATCAAGGACACCGGGGCGGACCTGAGCGTGGTGGCGGGCGAATACGCCAATGCGCTGGCCGCGGCGCGCGACCACGAGGCGGCGACCGGGGCGATGCAGATCCACGCCTATGACGCGGCCCCCACCGTGGCGGGCCAGGGCACCTGCATGGCGGAATGGGAAGACCAGGGGCTGCAGGCCGACACGGTGCTGATCGCGGTGGGCGGCGGCGGGCTGATCGGCGGCGCGCTGGCCTGGCTGCAGGGTGCGCGCAAGGTCGTGGCGGTGGAACCCGCCCTGGCGCCGACGCTGCACGCGGCGCTGGCGGCGGGCGGGCCGGTGGACGTGGAGGTTTCGGGCATCGCGGCCAACGCCCTGGGGGCGCGGCGGATCGGCGGGATCTGTTACGGGCTGGCGTCGGAGCAGGGAATTTCTTCGGTCCTGGTGGAGGATGCGGCGATCGCGCAGGCGCAGCGGATGTTGTGGCGCCGGGCGCGGCAACTGGTCGAGCCGGCGGGGGCGACGGCGCTGGCGGCGCTGATCTCGGGGGCCTATGTGCCCGCGCCGGGCGAGCGGGTGGCGGTGCTGGTCTGTGGCGGCAATATCGCGCCGGATCCGTTTTTGGCGGGGTGA
- a CDS encoding LuxR family bacterial regulatory protein — MKTLKGDRLATLVPAVFLVLQSIAALFFLGDALADLRRDPFAAETILEQLVALALVCGVILSAWYLRQTLDRLNAQDRALATARGDLARTIDHQFTAWRLTPAERDVGFLALKGLDVAEIAALRGAAQGTVRAQLTRIYAKAGVSGRAQFAAWFVEDLLDEGLRAAE; from the coding sequence ATGAAGACCCTGAAAGGCGACCGGCTGGCCACGCTGGTGCCGGCCGTCTTCCTGGTCCTGCAAAGCATCGCCGCGCTGTTCTTCCTGGGGGACGCGCTGGCGGACCTGCGCCGCGACCCGTTCGCGGCGGAAACCATCCTGGAACAACTGGTGGCGCTGGCGCTGGTCTGCGGCGTGATCCTGTCGGCCTGGTACCTGCGCCAGACGCTCGACCGGCTCAACGCGCAGGACCGCGCGCTGGCCACCGCGCGCGGCGACCTGGCGCGCACCATCGACCACCAGTTCACCGCCTGGCGCCTGACACCGGCGGAACGCGACGTGGGCTTCCTGGCGCTCAAGGGCCTCGATGTCGCTGAAATCGCCGCCCTGCGCGGCGCCGCCCAGGGCACGGTCCGCGCCCAGCTCACCCGCATCTACGCCAAGGCCGGCGTCTCCGGCCGCGCCCAGTTCGCCGCCTGGTTCGTCGAAGACCTCCTCGACGAAGGCCTGCGCGCCGCCGAATAA
- a CDS encoding hypothetical protein (putative conserved protein), translated as MKPITLALALTALPLAAFAMPKVGDIVGTNPTEATAALEAAGCAVQEFEAEGGMIEAKCLDEAKARWEVYIDPKTGAVTKIKDED; from the coding sequence ATGAAGCCCATCACCCTCGCGCTCGCCCTCACCGCGCTTCCCCTGGCCGCTTTCGCCATGCCCAAGGTCGGCGATATCGTCGGCACCAACCCGACCGAAGCCACCGCCGCGCTGGAAGCCGCGGGCTGTGCCGTCCAGGAATTCGAAGCCGAAGGCGGCATGATCGAAGCCAAGTGCCTGGACGAGGCCAAGGCCCGCTGGGAAGTCTACATCGATCCCAAGACCGGCGCGGTCACCAAGATCAAGGACGAGGACTGA